One Bradyrhizobium zhanjiangense DNA segment encodes these proteins:
- a CDS encoding DUF4164 domain-containing protein — protein sequence MNDRVSNSSAMTESSAVEIEIATRRLTAALDALESAVERRRDADRDENELAARIQALGADRSRLADELDGALVKARKLERTNREISDRLDSAIVTIRSVLDTGEDG from the coding sequence ATGAACGATCGCGTGTCCAACAGCTCTGCCATGACGGAGTCATCCGCCGTCGAGATCGAGATCGCGACCCGCAGGCTCACGGCTGCGCTCGACGCGCTCGAAAGCGCGGTGGAGCGGCGGCGCGATGCCGATCGCGACGAGAACGAGCTCGCGGCGCGGATTCAGGCGCTCGGCGCCGACCGCTCGCGCCTTGCCGACGAACTCGACGGTGCACTGGTGAAGGCGCGTAAGCTCGAGCGCACCAATCGCGAGATCTCCGACCGGCTGGATTCCGCAATCGTCACGATACGTTCGGTGCTCGATACCGGAGAGGACGGATGA